In a genomic window of Microterricola viridarii:
- a CDS encoding TetR/AcrR family transcriptional regulator — MEDRHEAPVQPATHAKVRILDTANRLFYNEGVHSVGIDRIIAEAGVTKTTLYKYYKSKELLTVSYLQLRDNYVRDIVASLQAQTEDPIERLHLLVEAIAGEAEKPDFRGCPFINATAQFSDPQHPVRLAITEHRRWYSEQVEHMFRDAGHPDPLQARDDFFLARDGAYASANLGDPATATAALRRMTGRLIGQASGGQASGGQASGGQASGGHSEA, encoded by the coding sequence ATGGAAGACCGCCACGAAGCGCCCGTCCAGCCCGCCACGCATGCCAAGGTGCGCATCCTGGACACGGCCAATCGCCTGTTCTACAACGAGGGAGTCCACAGCGTGGGCATCGACCGCATCATCGCGGAGGCCGGCGTCACGAAGACCACGCTCTACAAGTACTACAAGTCCAAGGAACTCCTCACCGTGTCCTACCTCCAGCTGCGCGACAACTATGTGCGCGACATCGTCGCGAGCCTGCAGGCGCAGACGGAGGATCCGATCGAGCGGCTGCACCTGTTGGTGGAGGCGATCGCCGGCGAGGCCGAGAAGCCGGACTTCCGCGGCTGCCCGTTCATCAACGCCACCGCCCAGTTCAGCGATCCGCAGCACCCGGTGCGCCTGGCCATCACCGAGCACCGGCGCTGGTACTCCGAGCAGGTGGAGCACATGTTCCGCGATGCCGGGCACCCCGACCCCCTGCAGGCCAGGGACGACTTCTTCCTCGCCCGCGACGGCGCCTACGCCAGTGCGAACCTCGGCGACCCCGCGACGGCGACGGCGGCGCTGCGGCGGATGACGGGGCGGCTCATCGGGCAGGCATCCGGCGGGCAGGCGTCCGGCGGGCAGGCATCCGGCGGGCAGGCGTCCGGCGGGCACAGCGAGGCCTAG
- a CDS encoding histidine phosphatase family protein, with amino-acid sequence MPHYLYLVRHGEQQDAEHGLPDGPLSPRGIRQAQLIAERLGGVPFTSAWHSPLQRAAETAAIIADRLPAITPEPSALLFDCVPSGPSPETPSSYDPFFGSVTPAEIEAGRAQMEDATAEFLQSSSADRHDLLITHNFVIGWFVREVLGAPDWRWVSINQANCGLTVLQQKPGRPWTLVTHNDLGHLPVELRTGLPDQLQI; translated from the coding sequence GTGCCCCACTACCTCTATCTCGTGCGCCATGGCGAGCAACAGGACGCCGAGCACGGCCTCCCCGACGGCCCACTCTCCCCGCGCGGAATCCGCCAGGCGCAGCTCATTGCCGAGCGGCTCGGCGGCGTTCCCTTCACGAGTGCTTGGCACTCGCCGCTGCAGCGGGCGGCCGAGACCGCCGCGATCATCGCCGACCGGCTGCCGGCCATCACGCCGGAACCCTCGGCGCTGCTCTTCGACTGCGTGCCGTCCGGCCCGTCGCCGGAGACCCCGTCCAGCTACGACCCGTTCTTCGGCTCGGTGACGCCGGCCGAGATCGAGGCCGGGCGGGCCCAGATGGAGGACGCCACGGCGGAGTTCCTGCAGTCCAGCAGCGCGGACAGGCACGACCTGCTGATCACGCACAACTTCGTGATCGGTTGGTTCGTGCGCGAGGTGCTCGGGGCGCCGGACTGGCGCTGGGTGAGCATCAACCAGGCCAACTGCGGGCTCACGGTGTTGCAGCAGAAGCCCGGCCGCCCGTGGACGCTCGTGACGCACAACGACCTCGGCCACCTGCCGGTTGAGCTGCGCACCGGGCTGCCGGACCAGCTGCAGATCTAG
- a CDS encoding GNAT family N-acetyltransferase: MIQFVETSVDSAEAQELLGEYFAERAVGFPPEQGVYRPTFPSAEQFTGRAGQFLLAREDAPGEAGDGALLGCGGVRRIQRADAGLVRFEVKHLYLRPAARGRGLGRALLAELERRAAELGAEEIVLDTNANLESAGALYQRAGYSDIAAYNANPNATNWYGKRIG; the protein is encoded by the coding sequence GTTGACAGCGCGGAGGCGCAGGAGCTCCTGGGCGAGTACTTCGCCGAGCGCGCGGTGGGCTTCCCGCCGGAGCAGGGCGTGTACCGGCCGACGTTCCCCTCTGCGGAGCAGTTCACCGGGCGGGCCGGCCAGTTTCTGCTGGCGCGGGAGGACGCTCCGGGCGAGGCGGGCGACGGCGCGCTGCTCGGCTGCGGCGGCGTCCGCCGCATCCAGCGGGCGGATGCCGGCCTGGTGCGCTTCGAGGTCAAACACTTGTACCTGCGCCCGGCCGCCCGCGGCCGCGGGCTCGGGCGCGCCCTGCTCGCCGAGCTGGAGCGCCGGGCGGCGGAGCTGGGCGCCGAGGAGATCGTGCTCGACACGAACGCGAACCTCGAGTCGGCCGGCGCGTTGTACCAGCGCGCCGGGTACAGCGACATCGCGGCGTACAACGCGAACCCGAACGCGACGAACTGGTACGGCAAGCGGATCGGCTGA
- a CDS encoding M16 family metallopeptidase yields the protein MNGAVEFSLDTPELSFQASGDARVRRTVLPSGVRVLSEQVLGARSATIGFWVAVGSRDEQPARPARGSAPAHPATFGSTHFLEHLLFKGTKTRTALDIAVAFDSVGGEHNAMTAKEYTCYYAKVRDRDLPMAVEVLTDMLASSVLDPIEFETERGVILEELSMSQDDPADVANESLFHAVLGDHPLGRPIGGTPDHIEAVTRDAVMEHYRANYRANDLVVSVAGAVDHDELVAIVVASLEAAGWDLSTPAQPVARRSLAAAPITQGSPLTIVNRPLEQVNMLIGMPGIVAADERRVTMSVLNSILGGGMSSRLFQEVREKRGLAYSVYSYAASYSDAGVFGLYAGCSPAKSGQVAELLLGELHRLAEHGVSEEEMRRASGQLSGASALALEDSDTRMSRLGRSEITTGEFVDLDEALRRLALVGADDVRELAADLASGPLSLVAVGAVDAEVFAPLLPSSTGTAATASAPGTLAPPGAQGDAVAAASADLTPPGSRR from the coding sequence ATGAATGGTGCAGTTGAGTTCTCCCTGGATACGCCCGAGCTGTCTTTTCAAGCGTCGGGTGATGCCCGCGTTCGGCGAACCGTTCTGCCGAGCGGCGTGCGCGTCCTGAGCGAGCAGGTGCTCGGCGCCCGCAGCGCCACCATCGGCTTCTGGGTGGCCGTCGGATCCCGCGACGAGCAGCCCGCCCGCCCCGCCCGCGGCTCCGCCCCGGCGCACCCGGCGACCTTCGGGTCCACCCACTTCCTCGAGCACCTCCTCTTCAAGGGCACCAAGACGCGCACCGCCCTCGACATCGCCGTCGCCTTCGACTCCGTCGGCGGCGAGCACAACGCCATGACGGCCAAGGAATACACCTGCTACTACGCCAAGGTGCGCGACCGCGACCTGCCGATGGCCGTCGAGGTGCTCACCGACATGCTCGCCTCCTCGGTGCTGGACCCGATCGAGTTCGAGACAGAGCGCGGCGTCATCCTCGAAGAGCTCTCGATGTCCCAGGACGACCCGGCGGATGTCGCCAACGAGAGCCTGTTCCACGCGGTGCTCGGCGACCACCCCCTCGGCCGGCCCATCGGCGGCACCCCCGACCACATCGAGGCCGTCACCCGTGACGCCGTGATGGAGCACTACCGGGCCAACTACCGGGCCAACGACCTCGTCGTCTCGGTGGCGGGAGCCGTCGACCACGACGAGCTCGTGGCCATCGTGGTGGCGAGCCTGGAGGCCGCCGGCTGGGATCTCAGCACGCCTGCCCAGCCCGTCGCACGCCGCAGCCTCGCCGCCGCGCCGATCACCCAGGGCAGCCCGCTGACGATCGTCAACCGGCCGCTGGAGCAGGTGAACATGCTGATCGGCATGCCCGGCATCGTGGCGGCCGACGAGCGCCGGGTGACCATGAGCGTGCTCAACTCGATCCTCGGCGGCGGCATGTCCTCACGCCTGTTCCAGGAGGTGCGCGAGAAGCGCGGCCTCGCGTACTCGGTGTACTCGTACGCCGCCTCCTACTCCGACGCCGGCGTCTTCGGCCTCTACGCGGGCTGCTCGCCGGCCAAGAGCGGCCAGGTCGCCGAGCTGCTGCTCGGTGAGCTGCACCGCCTGGCAGAGCACGGCGTGAGCGAGGAGGAGATGCGCCGCGCCAGCGGGCAGCTCTCCGGCGCCTCCGCACTGGCCCTCGAGGACTCGGACACGCGCATGTCGCGCCTCGGCCGTTCCGAGATCACCACCGGCGAGTTCGTCGACCTCGACGAGGCGCTGCGCAGGCTCGCCCTCGTCGGCGCGGACGACGTGCGCGAGCTGGCCGCCGACCTCGCCAGCGGGCCGCTCTCCCTCGTCGCCGTCGGCGCCGTCGACGCCGAGGTGTTCGCCCCGCTCCTGCCGAGCAGCACGGGTACCGCAGCGACCGCGTCCGCGCCGGGGACCCTGGCTCCGCCCGGCGCCCAGGGCGACGCCGTGGCCGCGGCATCCGCAGACCTCACCCCGCCCGGTTCCCGGCGCTGA